The following proteins are encoded in a genomic region of Liolophura sinensis isolate JHLJ2023 chromosome 7, CUHK_Ljap_v2, whole genome shotgun sequence:
- the LOC135471030 gene encoding caveolin-1-like, whose protein sequence is MTSTESTPATDEVDLINRDPNGINDHIAVAFEDVLGEPDGVRSVDCVWRWSYKCFNLWKNLCYRISTLLCGICIAMSWGCEFAQIAMLHVWYITPLMKVLEINCGCSKKLYGLCINCCLDPLCESCGLIFRAFKRS, encoded by the exons ATGACGAGCACAGAGAGTACCCCTGCTACGGATGAGGTGGACCTGATCAACCGAGATCCTAATGGTATCAACGACCATATAGCG GTGGCGTTTGAGGACGTCCTCGGTGAACCGGATGGAGTCCGATCTGTAGACTGTGTATGGCGGTGGTCCTACAAGTGCTTTAACCTATGGAAAAATCTGTGCTATAGGATCTCCACCCTCCTGTGTGGTATTTGCATTGCCATGTCGTGGGGATGCGAGTTTGCCCAAATTGCCATGCTTCATGTGTGGTACATCACACCTCTGATGAAAGTTCTGGAAATCAACTGCGGCTGCTCCAAGAAACTCTACGGCCTCTGCATCAACTGCTGTTTGGATCCACTCTGTGAATCGTGTGGTCTCATTTTCCGAGCTTTCAAGCGTTCTTAA
- the LOC135471377 gene encoding caveolin-3-like: protein MAEQTEVDLINRDPNNLNDHVKVMFEDVLGEPEGAHSADCVWRNSYKCFNCGKSCCYKFLTYLCGILTALCWGCNFACITFEHIWCITPFLRVWAIYLGCMQKFLGQCYNCCVSPFCEACGMFFSNIRVVNSSG from the exons ATGGCTGAGCAAACTGAAGTCGACCTGATCAACAGAGACCCCAACAATCTCAATGATCATGTCAAG GTTATGTTCGAGGACGTCCTGGGAGAACCGGAAGGTGCCCACAGCGCCGACTGTGTGTGGAGAAACTCGTACAAATGTTTTAACTGCGGCAAGAGCTGCTGTTACAAGTTCCTCACGTATCTCTGTGGTATCCTGACCGCCCTGTGCTGGGGCTGTAACTTCGCCTGCATCACCTTCGAGCACATCTGGTGTATCACACCATTCCTGAGAGTATGGGCTATTTACCTGGGATGCATGCAGAAGTTCTTGGGTCAGTGTTACAACTGCTGTGTGTCGCCATTCTGTGAGGCTTGCGGTATGTTCTTCTCCAACATACGTGTCGTGAACAGTTCAGGGTAA
- the LOC135471032 gene encoding caveolin-3-like has translation MDPETSAHAAKTPTAHASMPVTPEGRKGDNPAGHQLNLDPVIHPIAGVLSRDLKHINDDVKVSFLDVFAEPDDIHSFDAIWTTSESVFTMSRLWCYRILSAICAIPCAIFWGINFSCLAFCTIWDATPLIRSYRVILRPCAALWKLCLLSFCDPCYESCGKLFSNVTVSVLNKTKSPK, from the exons ATGGATCCAGAAACATCGGCCCATGCCGCTAAAACACCCACTGCACATGCATCCATGCCTGTTACCCCCGAGGGGAGGAAGGGCGACAACCCTGCAGGACATCAGCTTAACCTGGACCCGGTTATCCATCCTATTGCCGGCGTTCTGAGTCGAGATTTGAAGCATATCAATGATGATGTCAAG GTCTCCTTTTTAGATGTTTTCGCCGAGCCGGAtgatattcatagttttgatgCAATCTGGACCACCAGCGAGTCCGTGTTCACGATGTCCAGATTGTGGTGTTATCGTATACTGAGTGCCATATGTGCGATACCCTGTGCTATTTTCTGGGGGATCAACTTCTCCTGTTTGGCCTTCTGTACCATCTGGGACGCCACGCCCCTGATTAGGAGCTATAGAGTAATTCTGAGGCCATGTGCTGCCCTTTGGAAGTTGTGTCTTCTGAGTTTCTGTGACCCTTGCTACGAGTCGTGTGGAAAATTATTCAGTAACGTAACTGTCTCCGTATTGAACAAGACAAAATCACCCAAATAG